CGCGAGAGAACAGTTCTGGGCGTAGTCAGGCCGAGACGGTGACGTTCCCCGACGCTTCGGCGGACGCCACGAACGACTCGGTGCCCGCGAACAACACGACCGTATTTTCGCTGACGCGCGACGTCCGGTAGGCGGTGCTCGCGTTCTGGTCGGCGAGCGTGCGGGAGGCGGCGGCGAACTCGTCTGCGTCCTCGGTCGAATCCCAGCGCGTCACCCACGCGATAGAGCGCGTGCTCCCGGTCTCGAAGACGAGGACGCGGTCGTTCCCCCAGCCCTCGGCGGCCTCGACGGCAGCCCGTTTCCCGGCGGTCTCTCTGAGCGCGATGCGGACGAACAGTTCACCGGCGCACCCGGTCGGGGACTGCACGCGCTCGTAGGCCGCAGTCTGGGTGGTCACGTCCAGCGGCGCGAGGTCGTCGCGGGGCGTCTCGGGGTGGAGGAGGTTCTCGGTCGTCTCCGGGGCGTCGTCGTAGACGCTCGCGAGGTCGGCGGTGTCGTCGATGGTGGCGTTCACGTACTGGACGCCGAAGTGGTACTGCGAGTAGACGACGCGGTTCCCGGAGGTCCCGTTCGCGTACCGCGCGGCGATGTGCGCCGACTGGAGTTGCGTCTCGGGGAGGTGTTCGCGGGTGTAGGCGTCGGTGACGTAGACCGCGCCGCCCTCCACGAGCGCGCGGCGCGCGAAGCGCTCGTCGAGGGACGTGCGGCCCAGCGAGAGGGAGCCGAACCACGGCACCATCTCCTCGCGGACCTGCGCGACGTGCGCGAACTCGTGGGCGAGCACTTGCTCGGTGCGAGCGGGGCCGGCGCTGGCGGGCGAGATGTAGACGGTGCCGTCGAGCGTCGTCAGGCCCGCGGGCTGGTCGGTGTCGAGCGCGGGGTTCGAGACGCCGAGCGTGCGGAAGAACGGAATCCCGCCGAGGTTCGAGGACTTGTACGTCGTGAGGTCCCGTACCACCACCCGCGTTCCGGGGTACGTCTCGCCGACCAGCGATTCGACGCGCTCGAAGGTGCGGTTCGCGTCCACGGAGAGGTCTCCGTCGACGGTCACGTACTCGGGCGGGCCGTCGCTGGTCGCCGTCTCGCCGTCGCTCGCGGACGGGTCCGCGTCGGGGCCGCCGGTCTGCGCGGGCGTGGGGGCGGTACACCCGGCGAGCACGAGGAGCGCGCACGCGAGGACGGCGCTGAGGCGGCGACCGGTCATGGACGCCAGTTCGGCCAGCAGTCACTAACGGATTGCGGTGGTTCGCGGGCCGCGCGACCGCGGGTTCGGTGGGTTCTTGTCCGCGGCAGACCCAGCACGCACCGATGCGACCGAGGGAGTCATGGGGATAGTCGAGGAGTTCCTCGATTTGAAGGCGGAGACGGACGCGGACCTGCTCGCGATGCAGGTCGGTGACTTCTACGAGTTCTTCGCGGAGGACGCCCGGCGGGTCGGCGACGCGCTCGACCTGAAGGTCTCCGAGAAGTCCAGCCACGGGTCGTCGTACCCGATGGCGGGCGTGCCGGTGGACGACCTGACGCCGTACGTCGCGGCGCTCGTCGAGCGCGGCCACCGGGTCGCCATCGCCGACCAGCGCGAGGACGACGCCGACGACATCACGCGGGAAGTCACCAGAGTGGCGACGCCGGGGACGCTCCTCGAAGCCACCGGCGCCGACGCGCGCTACCTCGCCGCCGTCGTGCGAGACGACGGTTGGGGGCTGGCGTTCGTGGACGTGACCACGGGCCAGTTCCACGTCACCGACGCCGACGGCGAGGCCGACGCGTTCACCGAACTCTACCGGTTCGCGCCCGAGGAAGTCCTGCCCGGCCCCGACCTGCGGGGCGACGACGACTTCCTCGCGCGACTCCGGGAGCGCGCCGACGCGACGCTGACGCTCCACGAGGCCGGCGCGTTCGCGCCCGGCAAGGCGACTCACGCCGTCCGCGACCAGTTCGGCGACGGCGCGCTCGACAGCCTCGGCGTCGACGCGGGGAGTCCGGCAGTCCGGGCGGCGGGCGCGGCGCTCGCGTACGTCGCGGACACCGACGCGGGCGTGCTGGCGTCGCTGACGCGCCTCCAGCCCTACCGCGCCGACGACCACGTGGAACTCGACGCCACCACCCAGCGCAACCTCGAACTGACGGCGACGATGGCCGGCGAGGGCGAGGGGTCGCTGTTCGACGCGCTCGACCACACCGTCTCGGCCGCGGGCGGTCGTCGACTACAGGCGTGGCTGACCCGACCGCTTCGAGACCGCTCGGAGTTGGAGCGCCGACAACAGGCGGTCGGTGCGCTCGCCGACGCGCCGCTCGCGCGGGACGCGCTCCGTGACGCGCTCGGCGACGCCTACGACCTCGAACGCCTCGCGAGCAAGGCCGCCGGCGGGCGCGCCGACGCCACCGACCTCCTCCGCGTGCGTCGCACGCTCGCGCTCGTCCCCGAGGTGGCCGACGCGCTGACGACCGACCCCGCCCTCGCCGACTCGCCGGCGCGGGACGTCCTCGAACGCGTGGACCGCGAGGCGCTGGCGGGCGTCAGGGAAGAACTCGAAACCGCGCTCGCCGAGGACCCGCCGAAGACGCTCCGGCAGGGCGGCCTGCTCTGCGAGGGCTACGACGACGAACTCGACGCGCTACTCGCCGAGCACCGCGAACACCGCGAGTGGCTGGACGGCCTCGCGGACCGCGAGAAGGAGCGCCTCGGCGTCACGCACCTGCAGGTCGACCGGAACAAGACCGACGGCTACTACCTGCAGGTCGGGCGCTCGGAGACCGACGCCGTCCCCGAGGAGTACCGCGAGGTGAAGTCCCTGAAGAACTCGAAGCGCTACACCACCGAGGCGCTGGAAGCCCGCGAGCGCGAGGTGCTGCGCGTCGAGGAGGAGCGCGCCGACCTCGAGTACCGCCTGTTCGAGGAACTCCGGGACTGGGTGGGCGAGTGCGCCGGCTTCCTCCAAGACGCGGGGCGCGCGCTCGCCGAACTGGACGCGCTCGCGAGCCTCGCCGAGCACGCCGCCGCGAACCGCTGGGTCAGGCCGGAACTCACCGAGGGCGACGCCCTCGACATCGAGGCGGGCCGCCACCCCGTCGTCGAGCAGA
The nucleotide sequence above comes from Halobacterium litoreum. Encoded proteins:
- a CDS encoding YgdI/YgdR family lipoprotein, with amino-acid sequence MTGRRLSAVLACALLVLAGCTAPTPAQTGGPDADPSASDGETATSDGPPEYVTVDGDLSVDANRTFERVESLVGETYPGTRVVVRDLTTYKSSNLGGIPFFRTLGVSNPALDTDQPAGLTTLDGTVYISPASAGPARTEQVLAHEFAHVAQVREEMVPWFGSLSLGRTSLDERFARRALVEGGAVYVTDAYTREHLPETQLQSAHIAARYANGTSGNRVVYSQYHFGVQYVNATIDDTADLASVYDDAPETTENLLHPETPRDDLAPLDVTTQTAAYERVQSPTGCAGELFVRIALRETAGKRAAVEAAEGWGNDRVLVFETGSTRSIAWVTRWDSTEDADEFAAASRTLADQNASTAYRTSRVSENTVVLFAGTESFVASAEASGNVTVSA
- the mutS gene encoding DNA mismatch repair protein MutS yields the protein MGIVEEFLDLKAETDADLLAMQVGDFYEFFAEDARRVGDALDLKVSEKSSHGSSYPMAGVPVDDLTPYVAALVERGHRVAIADQREDDADDITREVTRVATPGTLLEATGADARYLAAVVRDDGWGLAFVDVTTGQFHVTDADGEADAFTELYRFAPEEVLPGPDLRGDDDFLARLRERADATLTLHEAGAFAPGKATHAVRDQFGDGALDSLGVDAGSPAVRAAGAALAYVADTDAGVLASLTRLQPYRADDHVELDATTQRNLELTATMAGEGEGSLFDALDHTVSAAGGRRLQAWLTRPLRDRSELERRQQAVGALADAPLARDALRDALGDAYDLERLASKAAGGRADATDLLRVRRTLALVPEVADALTTDPALADSPARDVLERVDREALAGVREELETALAEDPPKTLRQGGLLCEGYDDELDALLAEHREHREWLDGLADREKERLGVTHLQVDRNKTDGYYLQVGRSETDAVPEEYREVKSLKNSKRYTTEALEAREREVLRVEEERADLEYRLFEELRDWVGECAGFLQDAGRALAELDALASLAEHAAANRWVRPELTEGDALDIEAGRHPVVEQTTEFVPNDARFGDGRRFQVVTGPNMSGKSTYMRQVALVVLLAQVGSFVPADSARVGLVDGIYTRVGALDELAQGRSTFMVEMQELSRILHAATEDSLVILDEVGRGTATYDGISIAWAATEYLHNEVRAKALFATHYHELTALADHLSGVANVHVAAEERDGDVTFLRTVREGATDRSYGVHVADLAGVPDPVVERSRDVLDRLREEKAVEAKGSASESVQAVFDVDSGEFAEAEADAEGDGSEFESALDSDAEAVLDDLRDVDVNETPPVELLGKVQDWQSQLED